A part of Scophthalmus maximus strain ysfricsl-2021 chromosome 20, ASM2237912v1, whole genome shotgun sequence genomic DNA contains:
- the LOC118285204 gene encoding cilia- and flagella-associated protein 44 isoform X1 — MADEETASVAEGAEENTEASDAERSEVQQQEEEEEEEGEKEEGTDEPSAESLLMYREYYKSEELHSKPFVTPESDIPENLLHLSHSFGYDSGRRSNLQLLDDSTLLFIAGNLLVLMDVATKEQRFLRSCSGGGIGAITVHPNKEFFVVAEKGIKPDIILYDYPTLRPYRILRGGTKRAYCFVEFNPDGSLLASLGAAPDYMLTLWDWTQETVMLSCKALSQEVYRVSFSPHNPGLLTSSGSGHIKFWKMTNTFTGLKLQGLVGHFGKTPATDIDGYVELPDGKVVSGTDWGNLLLWDGTDIKVEICRKKGRSCHAGKVQPFALEEGQLMTIGSDGAVRGWDFEGIDAADCEGDSGRFEMEPINELLVGHGHNICLSSVVRSPVPDSFVWFAQDSGGAIWKLDLSFTNMTPDPECLFTFHAGAIQGLGVSPDSHLMATTSPDHSVRVFDFLAKRELTTTSFNQGGTALTWAPPARGGFLATGFEDGVVRLLELYDPRKLNVVTGPRPKGDARLRLKQAFKPHVGPITAVAYDRDADMLATGGSDCTVFFFAAGENYSPIGFVRVPGPVQALEWSPHTHSENRLLVLCERGHVVEVHRPDPEAERSTETFELLDLPRRSFRFRSIKSRIKREEEIARRQEEKEKKKKEQQEAEHQHEEEEEEEEEAELPPIRMPDHPSPLYCGFYSQPGQFWLSMGGFDSGFLYHCTFSARQDEDPDQRTDEPFDFRPVHNADEDPIRSITFSSNRQLLLCGMHSGSVRVYMLHPGDHRLASMKAYWALAVHDNQYGQLRHICCSYDDLFVLTAADDGNIFSFSLLPPEELQEGQEAARVPSPRVGLENEALAQDIEDPSAESIVTAKQKLEKDRLQREAEQKIAEKRKTLAELQKKFKLVLEENQRLPEQVRLKPEELELDPCFREDAERMKSQRMMEVRRELGWEEERCQVALCKLQDGFRDSLESSVVTVVAVRSDHRVSTYHLPPITEPSAQLPHQSRRAQLDEHKDAAPGRRKARAEPAMDSEREFGEEEEVLCPQAARPAGIKLGDRQIERLQKAGEKAEQARAKIVQRKQEWAELYAEKPDEHFEDPQDLQEIQEARENVGDLKLKTDKEFRVPKHLRTNSERKTAELTGLEENIRVKQTEINRQVVALRDSKVRLVSELRAQARQLREVQRRLAAHLRRPPPVPPPVLPEEAPGQRLQCDRATLERYRALREQRSKSLQQQQQQQGEEEDEEGTSDLLEQLEKEMEENTEDDWQTAGEEASSPSPSSAAAGEEDGEETELDEGLRREEEIRLLYERDSLLEQMETSVSEFDGEHLRLRRQKLHLDWRLALGDLRLLTLYQELLLLKDLERREESVQAKLDDCMREENEITSKREECNEQLELKQRDIVRLREREKALVAAFQATLGENNKFEDFLTKVFKKKMKRVKKKELTRPDEEDVHSDEDSDEDDDSDDSDDDDNSDSDEGGPALDDSVCPPGCELQLFENALQLRERRLDLEELLMEEKKSAEALKDECDALVKKEKVVRSSRMALEDDMELANKEKQQKMNELDVVVSLPLHQIEFVVNNSVPSDLGAALVVDRAELNRLKGRIEELQGEKSAQRDLTVHARQHHTRLIHDCKDMKTEIQELEEECNKLMLMKFGRVVDLKALLTLSGNRVLEELKQEKLLREAAYDKETKEWHVKVDEAHQALMEVTKRNTEILRKKKNLLDETMELERKLNGRQNKIGFRQFQDHTREVDHDEIRRLQMKVKKQTHQADALRREIELLNRKGAHVPPPSQALLPPLARTGHAHRHGPAARAPKLLKAKKK; from the exons ATGGCGGACGAGGAAACGGCTTCTGTGGCTGAAGGAGCCGAGGAAAACACTGAAG CAAGTGATGCCGAACGCTcggaggtgcagcagcaggaggaggaggaggaggaggagggggagaaggaggaagggacAGATGAGCCCTCGGCAGAATCCCTGCTCATGTACAGAGAGTACTACAAGAGCGAGGAGCTTCACTCCAAACCGTTCGTCACGCCCGAGTCCGACATCCCGGAGAACCTGCTGCACCTCTC TCACTCGTTTGGCTACGACAGCGGACGCCGGTcaaacctgcagctgctggacgaCTCGACGCTGCTCTTCATCGCAGGGAACCTGCTCGTCCTGATGGACGTCGCCACCAAGGAGCAGAGGTTCCTGCGCTCCTGCAGCGGCGGGGGGATCGGCGCCATCACG GTTCACCCCAACAAAGAGTTCTTTGTCGTAGCAGAGAAGGGAATCAAGCCCGACATCATATTATACGATTATCCAACGTTGCGACCGTACCGCATCCTCAGAG GTGGCACGAAGCGGGCGTACTGCTTCGTGGAGTTCAACCCCGACGGCAGCCTGCTCGCCAGCCTGGGCGCCGCCCCTGACTACATGCTGACGCTGTGGGACTGGACGCAGGAGACGGTGATGCTGAGCTGCAAGGCGCTTTCCCAGGAGGTGTACCGAGTGAGCTTCTCCCCGCACAACCCAGGGCTGCTCACCTCGTCCGGATCGGGACACATCAA GTTCTGGAAGATGACCAACACATTCACGGGTCTCAAATTGCAAGGGCTCGTGGGACACTTTGGGAAAACTCCAGCGACCGACATCGACGGCTACGTGGAACTTCCTGATGGAAAG GTGGTGTCCGGCACAGACTGGGGCAACCTGCTGCTGTGGGACGGGACCGACATCAAGGTGGAGATCTGCCGGAAGAAGGGGCGGAGCTGCCACGCCGGGAAGGTTCAGCCGTTCGCCCTCGAGGAGGGGCAGCTGATGACCATCGGCTCCGACGGAGCGGTCCGG GGCTGGGACTTTGAGGGCATCGACGCCGCCGACTGCGAAGGCGACAGCGGCCGCTTCGAGATGGAGCCCATCAACGAGCTGCTGGTCGGACACGGACACAACATCTGCCTCTCCTCGGTGGTGAGGAGCCCCGTGCCCGACTCCTTCGTCTGGTTCGCTCAG GATTCCGGCGGAGCGATATGGAAACTGGATCTGTCGTTCACCAACATG acacccGATCCCGAATGCCTGTTCACCTTCCACGCCGGGGCGATCCAGGGCCTGGGCGTGTCCCCGGACTCCCACCTGATGGCAACGACCTCGCCAGACc ATTCAGTCAGAGTGTTCGACTTCCTGGCCAAAAGAGAGCTGACCACCACCAGCTTCAACCAGGGCGGCACGGCGCTCACCTGGGCGCCACCTGCG AGAGGCGGCTTCCTGGCGACGGGTTTCGAGGACGGCGTCGTCCGCCTGCTGGAGCTGTACGACCCCCGGAAGCTGAACGTGGTCACCGGGCCCAGACCCAAAGGAGACGCCAGGCTCCGCCTCAAGCAAGCCTTCAAGCCCCACGTCGGCCCCATCACCGCCGTGGCGTATGATCGCGACGCAGACATGTTGGCCACGGGG GGCTCAGACTGCACCGTGTTCTTCTTCGCCGCCGGGGAAAACTACAGCCCCATCGGCTTCGTCCGCGTCCCCGGGCCGGTGCAGGCGCTGGAGTGGTCGCCTCACACCCAC AGTGAGAACAGGCTGCTCGTCCTGTGTGAGCGCGGCCACGTGGTCGAGGTGCACAGACCCGATCCGGAGGCCGAGCGGTCGACCGAGACCTTCGAGCTGCTCGACCTGCCCAGAAGATCCTTCAGGTTCAGGAGCATCAAGTCTCGAATCAAG agagaggaggagattgcAAGACGccaagaggaaaaggagaagaagaagaaagagcagcaggaggcagagcatcagcatgaggaggaggaggaggaagaggaagaggcagagttACCGCCCATCCGCATGCCCGACCATCCAAGTCCTCTGTACTGTGGCTTCTACTCCCAGCCGGGCCAGTTCTGGCTCTCCATG GGAGGCTTTGACTCGGGTTTCCTGTACCACTGTACGTTCTCGGCGAGGCAGGACGAGGATCCGGACCAGCGGACGGACGAGCCCTTTGACTTCCGGCCGGTTCACAACGCAGACGAGGACCCCATTCGCTCCATCACCTTCAG CTCCAACAGGCAGCTGTTGCTCTGCGGCATGCACTCGGGCTCCGTCAGGGTCTACATGCTGCATCCCGGGGACCACCGCCTCGCCTCCATGAAGGCCTACTGGGCCCTCGCCGTCCACGACAACCAGTACGGACAACTGCGCCACATCTGCTGTAGCTACGACGACCTCTTTGTGCTGACGGCGGCCGACGACGGGAACATCTTCTCCTTCAGCCTGCTGCCTCCGGAGGAGCTCCAGGAAGGCCAGGAGGCGGCCAGGGTTCCGTCGCCCAGG GTTGGTCTTGAAAACGAGGCGTTGGCTCAGGACATCGAGGATCCATCAGCAGAGAG CATCGTGACGGCCAAGCAGAAGCTGGAGAAGGACCGTCTGCAGCGCGAGGCAGAGCAGAAGATCgcggagaagaggaagacgcTCGCTGAGCTCCAGAAGAAGTTCAAACTGGTGCTGGAGGAAAACCAGAGACTGCCCGAGCAAGTTCGCCTGAAGCCggag gagctggagctggacccGTGTTTCAGAGAAGACGCCGAGAGGATGAAGTCCCAGAGGATGATGGAGGTCAGAAGGGAGTTGGGCTGGGAGGAGGAGCGCTGCCAAGTCGCACTCTGCAAACTACAGGACGG gttcAGAGACTCTCTGGAGAGCAGCGTCGTCACCGTGGTCGCCGTCCGGAGCGACCACAGAGTCTCCACCTACCACCTGCCGCCGATCACCGAGCCCTCGGCCCAGCTCCCACATCAGAGCAGACGCGCCCAGCTCGACGAACACAAGGACGCTGCGCCGGGACGCCGGAAAGCCAGAGCGGAGCCTGCAATGGATAGCGAGCGTGAATTCGGAG aggaggaggaggtgctgtgCCCCCAGGCGGCTCGTCCGGCGGGGATCAAGCTGGGAGATCGTCAGATCGAGAGGCTCCAGAAGGCTGGAGAGAAGGCCGAGCAGGCCCGAGCCAAGATCGTTCAGAGGAAGCAGGAGTGGGCCGAGCT TTACGCGGAGAAGCCAGACGAGCACTTCGAGGACCCGCAGGATCTGCAGGAGATCCAAGAGGCCCGGGAGAACGTGGGCGACCTGAAACTGAAGACGGACAAAGAGTTCAGGGTGCCCAAACACCTGAGGAcgaacagtgagaggaagacgGCCGAGCTGACGGGCCTGGAGGAAAAc ATCCGCGTCAAGCAGACGGAGATTAACCGACAGGTGGTGGCGCTGCGCGACTCCAAGGTTCGCCTGGTGTCCGAGCTGCGCGCTCAGGCCCGGCAGCTCCGCGAGGTCCAGCGGCGCCTGGCGGCTCACCTCCGCCGGCCTCCGCCCGTCCCGCCGCCCGTCCTGCCGGAGGAGGCGCCGGGGCAGCGGCTGCAGTGCGACCGCGCCACGCTGGAGCGATACCGCGCTCTGAGGGAGCAGAG GTCCAagtccctgcagcagcagcagcagcaacagggggaggaggaggatgaggaaggaacGTCCGATTTGCTGGAGCAGCTggaaaaagagatggaggagaacaCGGAAGATGATTGGCAGACGGCGGGAGAGGAGGCGTCCAGCCCGTCGCCTTCATCTGCTGCAGCCggagaagaagacggagaggagacggagTTGGACGAGGGGCTccgcagggaggaggagatccgACTGCTGTACGAGCGGGACTCCCTGCTGGAGCAG ATGGAGACGTCGGTGAGTGAGTTTGACGGCGAGCACCTGCGGCTGCGTCGCCAAAAGCTCCACCTGGACTGGCGGCTGGCGCTGGGCGACCTGCGTCTGCTGACGCTCtaccaggagctgctgctgctcaaggACCTggagcggagggaggagagcgTGCAGGCCAAGCTCGACGACTgcatgagggaggagaacgAGATCacg TCGAAACGGGAGGAGTGTAACGAGCAGCTTGAGCTGAAGCAGAGAGACATCGTCCGGctgcgggagagggagaaggctCTGGTCGCCGCCTTCCAGGCGACGCTTGGCGAGAACAACAAGTTTGAGGATTTCCTCACCAAAGTCttcaagaagaagatgaaacgcgtgaagaagaaggagctgaCGAGGCCCGACG aggaaGATGTGCACAGCGACGAAGACTCTGATGAGGACGATGACTCGGACGACTCGGACGATGACGACAACAGCGACAGCGACGAGGGAGGCCCCGCTCTGGACGACAGCGTTTGTCCTCCAG GCTGCGAGCTGCAGTTGTTCGAGAACGCGCTGCAGCTGCGCGAGCGTCGTctggacctggaggagctgctgatggaggagaagaagagcgcCGAAGCTCTGAAGGACGAGTGCGACGCCCTCGTCAAGAAG GAGAAAGTGGTGAGGAGCAGTCGCATGGCACTGGAGGACGACATGGAGCTGGCcaacaaagagaagcagcagaaaatgaacGAGCTGGACGTGGTGGTTTCTCTCCCACTGCACCAG ATCGAGTTCGTCGTCAACAACTCGGTGCCGTCCGACCTGGGCGCGGCGCTGGTGGTGGACCGGGCGGAGCTGAACCGGCTGAAGGGTCGCATCGAGGAGCTGCAGGGGGAGAAGAGCGCGCAGAGGGACCTGACGGTTCACGCCCGCCAGCATCACACCAGGCTCATCCACGACTGCAAGGACATGAAGACGGAGATCCAGG agctggaggaggagtgcAACAAGCTGATGCTGATGAAGTTTGGCAGAGTGGTGGATCTGAAGGCTCTGCTGACGCTGTCGGGGAACCGGgtcctggaggagctgaagcagGAGAAACTCCTCCGAGAGGCCGCGTACGACAAAGAGACCAAGGAGTGGCAT GTGAAGGTCGACGAGGCGCACCAGGCCCTGATGGAGGTGACCAAGCGCAACACGGAAATTCtccgcaaaaagaaaaacctcttgGACGAGACGATGGAACTTGAGCGGAAACTCAACGGCCGGCAGAACAAAAta GGTTTCCGACAGTTCCAGGACCACACCAGAGAAGTGGACCACGACGAGATCCGCCGGCTGcagatgaaggtgaagaagCAGACGCATCAGGCCGACGCCCTGCGGCGAGAGATCGAGCTGCTGAACCGCAAAGGAGCCCACGTGCCGCCGCCCAGCCAGGCCCTGCTGCCCCCGCTCGCCCGCACTGGCCACGCCCACAGACACGGACCGGCGGCGAGGGCGCCCAAACTtctcaaagcaaagaaaaagtaa
- the LOC118285204 gene encoding cilia- and flagella-associated protein 44 isoform X2, producing the protein MDVATKEQRFLRSCSGGGIGAITVHPNKEFFVVAEKGIKPDIILYDYPTLRPYRILRGGTKRAYCFVEFNPDGSLLASLGAAPDYMLTLWDWTQETVMLSCKALSQEVYRVSFSPHNPGLLTSSGSGHIKFWKMTNTFTGLKLQGLVGHFGKTPATDIDGYVELPDGKVVSGTDWGNLLLWDGTDIKVEICRKKGRSCHAGKVQPFALEEGQLMTIGSDGAVRGWDFEGIDAADCEGDSGRFEMEPINELLVGHGHNICLSSVVRSPVPDSFVWFAQDSGGAIWKLDLSFTNMTPDPECLFTFHAGAIQGLGVSPDSHLMATTSPDHSVRVFDFLAKRELTTTSFNQGGTALTWAPPARGGFLATGFEDGVVRLLELYDPRKLNVVTGPRPKGDARLRLKQAFKPHVGPITAVAYDRDADMLATGGSDCTVFFFAAGENYSPIGFVRVPGPVQALEWSPHTHSENRLLVLCERGHVVEVHRPDPEAERSTETFELLDLPRRSFRFRSIKSRIKREEEIARRQEEKEKKKKEQQEAEHQHEEEEEEEEEAELPPIRMPDHPSPLYCGFYSQPGQFWLSMGGFDSGFLYHCTFSARQDEDPDQRTDEPFDFRPVHNADEDPIRSITFSSNRQLLLCGMHSGSVRVYMLHPGDHRLASMKAYWALAVHDNQYGQLRHICCSYDDLFVLTAADDGNIFSFSLLPPEELQEGQEAARVPSPRVGLENEALAQDIEDPSAESIVTAKQKLEKDRLQREAEQKIAEKRKTLAELQKKFKLVLEENQRLPEQVRLKPEELELDPCFREDAERMKSQRMMEVRRELGWEEERCQVALCKLQDGFRDSLESSVVTVVAVRSDHRVSTYHLPPITEPSAQLPHQSRRAQLDEHKDAAPGRRKARAEPAMDSEREFGEEEEVLCPQAARPAGIKLGDRQIERLQKAGEKAEQARAKIVQRKQEWAELYAEKPDEHFEDPQDLQEIQEARENVGDLKLKTDKEFRVPKHLRTNSERKTAELTGLEENIRVKQTEINRQVVALRDSKVRLVSELRAQARQLREVQRRLAAHLRRPPPVPPPVLPEEAPGQRLQCDRATLERYRALREQRSKSLQQQQQQQGEEEDEEGTSDLLEQLEKEMEENTEDDWQTAGEEASSPSPSSAAAGEEDGEETELDEGLRREEEIRLLYERDSLLEQMETSVSEFDGEHLRLRRQKLHLDWRLALGDLRLLTLYQELLLLKDLERREESVQAKLDDCMREENEITSKREECNEQLELKQRDIVRLREREKALVAAFQATLGENNKFEDFLTKVFKKKMKRVKKKELTRPDEEDVHSDEDSDEDDDSDDSDDDDNSDSDEGGPALDDSVCPPGCELQLFENALQLRERRLDLEELLMEEKKSAEALKDECDALVKKEKVVRSSRMALEDDMELANKEKQQKMNELDVVVSLPLHQIEFVVNNSVPSDLGAALVVDRAELNRLKGRIEELQGEKSAQRDLTVHARQHHTRLIHDCKDMKTEIQELEEECNKLMLMKFGRVVDLKALLTLSGNRVLEELKQEKLLREAAYDKETKEWHVKVDEAHQALMEVTKRNTEILRKKKNLLDETMELERKLNGRQNKIGFRQFQDHTREVDHDEIRRLQMKVKKQTHQADALRREIELLNRKGAHVPPPSQALLPPLARTGHAHRHGPAARAPKLLKAKKK; encoded by the exons ATGGACGTCGCCACCAAGGAGCAGAGGTTCCTGCGCTCCTGCAGCGGCGGGGGGATCGGCGCCATCACG GTTCACCCCAACAAAGAGTTCTTTGTCGTAGCAGAGAAGGGAATCAAGCCCGACATCATATTATACGATTATCCAACGTTGCGACCGTACCGCATCCTCAGAG GTGGCACGAAGCGGGCGTACTGCTTCGTGGAGTTCAACCCCGACGGCAGCCTGCTCGCCAGCCTGGGCGCCGCCCCTGACTACATGCTGACGCTGTGGGACTGGACGCAGGAGACGGTGATGCTGAGCTGCAAGGCGCTTTCCCAGGAGGTGTACCGAGTGAGCTTCTCCCCGCACAACCCAGGGCTGCTCACCTCGTCCGGATCGGGACACATCAA GTTCTGGAAGATGACCAACACATTCACGGGTCTCAAATTGCAAGGGCTCGTGGGACACTTTGGGAAAACTCCAGCGACCGACATCGACGGCTACGTGGAACTTCCTGATGGAAAG GTGGTGTCCGGCACAGACTGGGGCAACCTGCTGCTGTGGGACGGGACCGACATCAAGGTGGAGATCTGCCGGAAGAAGGGGCGGAGCTGCCACGCCGGGAAGGTTCAGCCGTTCGCCCTCGAGGAGGGGCAGCTGATGACCATCGGCTCCGACGGAGCGGTCCGG GGCTGGGACTTTGAGGGCATCGACGCCGCCGACTGCGAAGGCGACAGCGGCCGCTTCGAGATGGAGCCCATCAACGAGCTGCTGGTCGGACACGGACACAACATCTGCCTCTCCTCGGTGGTGAGGAGCCCCGTGCCCGACTCCTTCGTCTGGTTCGCTCAG GATTCCGGCGGAGCGATATGGAAACTGGATCTGTCGTTCACCAACATG acacccGATCCCGAATGCCTGTTCACCTTCCACGCCGGGGCGATCCAGGGCCTGGGCGTGTCCCCGGACTCCCACCTGATGGCAACGACCTCGCCAGACc ATTCAGTCAGAGTGTTCGACTTCCTGGCCAAAAGAGAGCTGACCACCACCAGCTTCAACCAGGGCGGCACGGCGCTCACCTGGGCGCCACCTGCG AGAGGCGGCTTCCTGGCGACGGGTTTCGAGGACGGCGTCGTCCGCCTGCTGGAGCTGTACGACCCCCGGAAGCTGAACGTGGTCACCGGGCCCAGACCCAAAGGAGACGCCAGGCTCCGCCTCAAGCAAGCCTTCAAGCCCCACGTCGGCCCCATCACCGCCGTGGCGTATGATCGCGACGCAGACATGTTGGCCACGGGG GGCTCAGACTGCACCGTGTTCTTCTTCGCCGCCGGGGAAAACTACAGCCCCATCGGCTTCGTCCGCGTCCCCGGGCCGGTGCAGGCGCTGGAGTGGTCGCCTCACACCCAC AGTGAGAACAGGCTGCTCGTCCTGTGTGAGCGCGGCCACGTGGTCGAGGTGCACAGACCCGATCCGGAGGCCGAGCGGTCGACCGAGACCTTCGAGCTGCTCGACCTGCCCAGAAGATCCTTCAGGTTCAGGAGCATCAAGTCTCGAATCAAG agagaggaggagattgcAAGACGccaagaggaaaaggagaagaagaagaaagagcagcaggaggcagagcatcagcatgaggaggaggaggaggaagaggaagaggcagagttACCGCCCATCCGCATGCCCGACCATCCAAGTCCTCTGTACTGTGGCTTCTACTCCCAGCCGGGCCAGTTCTGGCTCTCCATG GGAGGCTTTGACTCGGGTTTCCTGTACCACTGTACGTTCTCGGCGAGGCAGGACGAGGATCCGGACCAGCGGACGGACGAGCCCTTTGACTTCCGGCCGGTTCACAACGCAGACGAGGACCCCATTCGCTCCATCACCTTCAG CTCCAACAGGCAGCTGTTGCTCTGCGGCATGCACTCGGGCTCCGTCAGGGTCTACATGCTGCATCCCGGGGACCACCGCCTCGCCTCCATGAAGGCCTACTGGGCCCTCGCCGTCCACGACAACCAGTACGGACAACTGCGCCACATCTGCTGTAGCTACGACGACCTCTTTGTGCTGACGGCGGCCGACGACGGGAACATCTTCTCCTTCAGCCTGCTGCCTCCGGAGGAGCTCCAGGAAGGCCAGGAGGCGGCCAGGGTTCCGTCGCCCAGG GTTGGTCTTGAAAACGAGGCGTTGGCTCAGGACATCGAGGATCCATCAGCAGAGAG CATCGTGACGGCCAAGCAGAAGCTGGAGAAGGACCGTCTGCAGCGCGAGGCAGAGCAGAAGATCgcggagaagaggaagacgcTCGCTGAGCTCCAGAAGAAGTTCAAACTGGTGCTGGAGGAAAACCAGAGACTGCCCGAGCAAGTTCGCCTGAAGCCggag gagctggagctggacccGTGTTTCAGAGAAGACGCCGAGAGGATGAAGTCCCAGAGGATGATGGAGGTCAGAAGGGAGTTGGGCTGGGAGGAGGAGCGCTGCCAAGTCGCACTCTGCAAACTACAGGACGG gttcAGAGACTCTCTGGAGAGCAGCGTCGTCACCGTGGTCGCCGTCCGGAGCGACCACAGAGTCTCCACCTACCACCTGCCGCCGATCACCGAGCCCTCGGCCCAGCTCCCACATCAGAGCAGACGCGCCCAGCTCGACGAACACAAGGACGCTGCGCCGGGACGCCGGAAAGCCAGAGCGGAGCCTGCAATGGATAGCGAGCGTGAATTCGGAG aggaggaggaggtgctgtgCCCCCAGGCGGCTCGTCCGGCGGGGATCAAGCTGGGAGATCGTCAGATCGAGAGGCTCCAGAAGGCTGGAGAGAAGGCCGAGCAGGCCCGAGCCAAGATCGTTCAGAGGAAGCAGGAGTGGGCCGAGCT TTACGCGGAGAAGCCAGACGAGCACTTCGAGGACCCGCAGGATCTGCAGGAGATCCAAGAGGCCCGGGAGAACGTGGGCGACCTGAAACTGAAGACGGACAAAGAGTTCAGGGTGCCCAAACACCTGAGGAcgaacagtgagaggaagacgGCCGAGCTGACGGGCCTGGAGGAAAAc ATCCGCGTCAAGCAGACGGAGATTAACCGACAGGTGGTGGCGCTGCGCGACTCCAAGGTTCGCCTGGTGTCCGAGCTGCGCGCTCAGGCCCGGCAGCTCCGCGAGGTCCAGCGGCGCCTGGCGGCTCACCTCCGCCGGCCTCCGCCCGTCCCGCCGCCCGTCCTGCCGGAGGAGGCGCCGGGGCAGCGGCTGCAGTGCGACCGCGCCACGCTGGAGCGATACCGCGCTCTGAGGGAGCAGAG GTCCAagtccctgcagcagcagcagcagcaacagggggaggaggaggatgaggaaggaacGTCCGATTTGCTGGAGCAGCTggaaaaagagatggaggagaacaCGGAAGATGATTGGCAGACGGCGGGAGAGGAGGCGTCCAGCCCGTCGCCTTCATCTGCTGCAGCCggagaagaagacggagaggagacggagTTGGACGAGGGGCTccgcagggaggaggagatccgACTGCTGTACGAGCGGGACTCCCTGCTGGAGCAG ATGGAGACGTCGGTGAGTGAGTTTGACGGCGAGCACCTGCGGCTGCGTCGCCAAAAGCTCCACCTGGACTGGCGGCTGGCGCTGGGCGACCTGCGTCTGCTGACGCTCtaccaggagctgctgctgctcaaggACCTggagcggagggaggagagcgTGCAGGCCAAGCTCGACGACTgcatgagggaggagaacgAGATCacg TCGAAACGGGAGGAGTGTAACGAGCAGCTTGAGCTGAAGCAGAGAGACATCGTCCGGctgcgggagagggagaaggctCTGGTCGCCGCCTTCCAGGCGACGCTTGGCGAGAACAACAAGTTTGAGGATTTCCTCACCAAAGTCttcaagaagaagatgaaacgcgtgaagaagaaggagctgaCGAGGCCCGACG aggaaGATGTGCACAGCGACGAAGACTCTGATGAGGACGATGACTCGGACGACTCGGACGATGACGACAACAGCGACAGCGACGAGGGAGGCCCCGCTCTGGACGACAGCGTTTGTCCTCCAG GCTGCGAGCTGCAGTTGTTCGAGAACGCGCTGCAGCTGCGCGAGCGTCGTctggacctggaggagctgctgatggaggagaagaagagcgcCGAAGCTCTGAAGGACGAGTGCGACGCCCTCGTCAAGAAG GAGAAAGTGGTGAGGAGCAGTCGCATGGCACTGGAGGACGACATGGAGCTGGCcaacaaagagaagcagcagaaaatgaacGAGCTGGACGTGGTGGTTTCTCTCCCACTGCACCAG ATCGAGTTCGTCGTCAACAACTCGGTGCCGTCCGACCTGGGCGCGGCGCTGGTGGTGGACCGGGCGGAGCTGAACCGGCTGAAGGGTCGCATCGAGGAGCTGCAGGGGGAGAAGAGCGCGCAGAGGGACCTGACGGTTCACGCCCGCCAGCATCACACCAGGCTCATCCACGACTGCAAGGACATGAAGACGGAGATCCAGG agctggaggaggagtgcAACAAGCTGATGCTGATGAAGTTTGGCAGAGTGGTGGATCTGAAGGCTCTGCTGACGCTGTCGGGGAACCGGgtcctggaggagctgaagcagGAGAAACTCCTCCGAGAGGCCGCGTACGACAAAGAGACCAAGGAGTGGCAT GTGAAGGTCGACGAGGCGCACCAGGCCCTGATGGAGGTGACCAAGCGCAACACGGAAATTCtccgcaaaaagaaaaacctcttgGACGAGACGATGGAACTTGAGCGGAAACTCAACGGCCGGCAGAACAAAAta GGTTTCCGACAGTTCCAGGACCACACCAGAGAAGTGGACCACGACGAGATCCGCCGGCTGcagatgaaggtgaagaagCAGACGCATCAGGCCGACGCCCTGCGGCGAGAGATCGAGCTGCTGAACCGCAAAGGAGCCCACGTGCCGCCGCCCAGCCAGGCCCTGCTGCCCCCGCTCGCCCGCACTGGCCACGCCCACAGACACGGACCGGCGGCGAGGGCGCCCAAACTtctcaaagcaaagaaaaagtaa